One part of the Aneurinibacillus sp. REN35 genome encodes these proteins:
- a CDS encoding TetR/AcrR family transcriptional regulator, giving the protein MEKKYSPRVKRTREKILLSAVEIFSQKGFQASTIREIARLAGVNDLTVYRHFESKEKLFTEMFQRHALLTEISEYIVQRISDDYERDLRSIIRTFVSSFKKELPLIKLLLSEAEKMEECRKYVAMFSEKIIEKLTAFFDYYKIAGQVRPSANSYAIASGLYNILFARIYSLILHGDDVQPSSMPEEAVMDGWTDLFISGTLISEYSYAK; this is encoded by the coding sequence ATGGAAAAGAAGTATTCCCCGAGAGTAAAAAGGACCAGAGAAAAGATCCTGCTTTCAGCTGTAGAGATTTTCTCGCAAAAAGGTTTCCAGGCTTCCACCATACGTGAAATCGCCCGCTTGGCTGGTGTAAATGATCTGACAGTGTATCGTCACTTTGAGAGCAAGGAAAAGCTGTTTACGGAGATGTTCCAGCGTCATGCGCTGCTAACAGAAATTAGCGAATATATTGTACAACGTATATCAGATGATTATGAACGGGATTTGCGTTCCATCATTCGCACGTTTGTTTCCTCATTCAAAAAAGAGCTGCCTTTGATTAAGCTTTTGCTCAGTGAAGCGGAAAAGATGGAAGAGTGCCGTAAATATGTGGCAATGTTTTCCGAAAAAATTATTGAGAAGCTTACTGCGTTTTTCGATTACTACAAAATTGCGGGTCAGGTGCGGCCAAGTGCCAATAGCTATGCGATTGCTTCCGGTCTCTACAATATATTATTTGCCCGTATTTATTCCCTTATCCTTCACGGAGATGATGTACAGCCTTCTTCTATGCCAGAAGAAGCAGTTATGGATGGATGGACAGACTTATTTATCTCAGGAACACTAATTTCCGAATATTCGTATGCCAAATAA
- a CDS encoding NAD(P)/FAD-dependent oxidoreductase, which yields MRYDIVIVGAGPAGIFTAYELTRKNPALDVLLIDKGHDIFKRRCPILEKKIKKCPPPAGRKEFSGCLPACSITNGFGGAGAYSDGKFNITTEFGGWMTDYLAPSEVLELIRYVDEINLEHGATLSITDPTTSAVREIERKAAGVGLKLLRANVRHLGTEQNLEILQSIYRELEKRITMKFKTEVADILVENTETGLRIQGVECKSGETYLADHVVIVPGRDGSEWFGNILKRQGLRLLNNQVDIGVRVETSNVVMEEINEHLYEGKFLYKSTTDQIIRSFCSNPSGHVVVENHSGVMAANGHAYKDEKLGSPNTNFALLVSHVFTEPFDKPNEYAKEICCHANDLSNGSVIVQRYGDIKRGRRTTEKRLKEGFLEPTLKEAVPGDLGLVLPYNTMKSLIEMVEALDHVTPGIASEHTLFYGVEAKFYSARPYLNEHFETEIQGLYAGGDGAGITRGLAQAGACGVHIARDILIKVKTPAETV from the coding sequence ATGAGGTACGATATTGTGATTGTAGGTGCCGGCCCGGCCGGTATCTTTACGGCATATGAATTAACACGCAAAAATCCTGCTTTAGATGTGTTATTAATAGATAAAGGACACGATATCTTCAAACGTCGCTGTCCCATTTTAGAAAAGAAAATTAAAAAGTGTCCGCCTCCTGCCGGTCGTAAGGAATTCAGTGGCTGTCTGCCGGCTTGTTCGATTACGAATGGTTTTGGCGGTGCGGGTGCTTATTCGGATGGTAAGTTTAACATCACCACTGAATTTGGTGGCTGGATGACTGATTATCTCGCTCCTTCAGAGGTGCTGGAGCTGATTCGTTATGTTGATGAGATTAACTTGGAGCATGGTGCGACGTTAAGTATTACTGATCCTACAACGTCAGCAGTGCGTGAAATTGAGCGAAAAGCTGCAGGTGTGGGTTTGAAATTGCTGCGTGCAAACGTTCGCCATCTCGGAACGGAACAAAACCTTGAGATTCTTCAAAGCATCTATCGAGAGTTAGAGAAGAGAATCACGATGAAGTTCAAAACAGAAGTCGCTGATATTCTTGTTGAAAATACGGAAACAGGTCTACGTATCCAGGGAGTGGAATGCAAATCCGGCGAAACATATCTAGCTGACCATGTAGTAATCGTTCCGGGACGTGACGGTTCTGAATGGTTCGGCAATATCTTAAAGCGTCAAGGACTTCGTCTGCTGAATAACCAAGTAGATATCGGTGTTCGAGTTGAGACATCCAATGTAGTTATGGAAGAAATTAATGAGCATCTATATGAAGGGAAATTCCTGTATAAATCTACTACAGATCAAATAATTCGAAGTTTTTGCTCCAATCCAAGCGGTCATGTAGTCGTAGAGAACCATAGTGGTGTCATGGCGGCAAATGGACATGCTTACAAAGATGAGAAGCTTGGTTCTCCAAATACGAACTTTGCTCTGCTTGTCTCCCATGTGTTTACGGAACCGTTTGATAAACCGAACGAGTATGCCAAAGAAATCTGCTGCCATGCGAATGATTTATCTAATGGCTCCGTCATCGTGCAGCGCTACGGAGATATTAAGCGCGGGCGCAGAACGACAGAAAAACGCTTAAAAGAAGGTTTTCTAGAACCGACGCTGAAAGAAGCTGTGCCGGGTGATTTAGGACTTGTATTGCCGTATAATACGATGAAGAGTTTAATTGAGATGGTGGAAGCACTGGATCATGTAACACCTGGAATTGCGAGCGAACATACGTTGTTCTATGGCGTGGAAGCTAAATTTTACTCTGCGCGTCCTTACCTCAATGAGCATTTTGAGACGGAGATTCAGGGACTCTATGCTGGAGGAGACGGTGCAGGCATTACACGTGGACTTGCCCAGGCTGGAGCTTGTGGCGTTCATATTGCACGTGACATCTTAATCAAAGTGAAAACACCGGCAGAAACCGTATAG
- a CDS encoding response regulator, translated as MRGKPTVLIVDDDVDICFLMVTAIQSDQVEVLTAYSGQEALQLYEQHYPELVLLDIQLPEMNGIEVLSKMKEIEQDCQVIMVTAYATIETAVQAMKLGALDYICKPFKLPQLRDTVQNAIEFIMSVPEHLPTLEEVERKHIEKVLNEVEGNRRLAAEKLDISLRTLYYKIKQYNISTP; from the coding sequence ATGAGAGGAAAGCCAACCGTATTGATTGTCGACGATGATGTTGATATTTGTTTTTTGATGGTTACCGCTATTCAATCCGATCAGGTAGAAGTACTTACTGCTTATTCGGGACAAGAGGCGCTGCAACTGTATGAACAGCATTATCCCGAACTGGTCCTGCTTGATATTCAATTGCCGGAGATGAACGGCATTGAAGTATTGAGCAAGATGAAAGAGATCGAGCAGGATTGTCAGGTGATTATGGTCACTGCCTATGCGACCATTGAGACGGCAGTGCAGGCGATGAAGCTAGGGGCGCTTGATTATATTTGCAAGCCGTTTAAGCTTCCTCAATTGCGGGATACGGTGCAGAATGCCATTGAGTTTATTATGAGTGTACCAGAACATTTGCCGACCCTTGAAGAAGTAGAGCGTAAGCACATTGAGAAGGTACTTAACGAAGTAGAAGGTAATCGCCGCCTGGCGGCTGAGAAGCTTGATATTTCCTTGCGAACGTTATATTACAAAATTAAACAATATAATATTTCCACCCCTTAA
- a CDS encoding BMP family ABC transporter substrate-binding protein has translation MRRKLFFLLALLLLSGCSLLSSDKEEKYVPHNKTLKIALLLEGKKYDQGWDNQAYDGLKEIKRTMNAQTIYMQHVNTEQKQIAETKRLAEQGYELIFGNGRSFEKVFNQLAPVYPNTQFVFFNGRSEVDNVSAINFTPESLGYFSGMVAATMTKSKKVGLIPAYSSMNEIAPFIRGVQDYNKKAKVMVRSVNSWNDGAKAVQIAQQMMEEGADILVPMGDGFNIDVIMEAHHKGRWAIGYISDQSFVSKDTVITSTVQNVSDVYVKVAMQHKEGTLPGGCVNYDFNNGGQDLAGFGPMVPPFVQEQLEQKIKQYKTGEFSLPLPIHSVKCRGK, from the coding sequence ATGCGAAGAAAACTATTTTTTCTTTTGGCGCTGTTGTTGTTGTCTGGTTGCTCACTGCTTTCTTCAGATAAAGAAGAAAAATATGTTCCTCATAATAAAACGCTGAAGATAGCGCTATTGCTAGAAGGAAAAAAATACGATCAGGGCTGGGATAACCAGGCATATGATGGTCTAAAGGAAATTAAGCGGACAATGAATGCGCAAACAATATATATGCAGCATGTAAATACGGAGCAAAAGCAGATTGCCGAAACCAAACGACTAGCTGAACAAGGTTATGAGCTTATTTTCGGTAATGGGCGCAGCTTTGAGAAGGTATTTAATCAGCTTGCTCCTGTTTATCCAAATACGCAGTTTGTTTTTTTTAACGGGAGATCGGAAGTGGATAATGTATCAGCCATTAATTTTACACCCGAATCGCTCGGATATTTCTCGGGTATGGTAGCTGCAACAATGACCAAGTCGAAAAAAGTAGGTTTAATTCCCGCTTACAGCTCTATGAATGAGATTGCTCCGTTTATACGGGGAGTTCAAGACTATAATAAAAAAGCTAAAGTGATGGTTCGGTCGGTAAATAGCTGGAATGACGGAGCAAAAGCGGTACAGATTGCCCAACAGATGATGGAAGAGGGCGCAGATATTCTTGTGCCTATGGGAGATGGTTTTAATATTGATGTAATTATGGAGGCTCATCATAAAGGACGATGGGCTATTGGATATATTTCCGATCAATCGTTCGTTTCTAAAGACACGGTTATTACCAGTACAGTGCAAAATGTCAGCGATGTCTATGTTAAAGTAGCCATGCAGCATAAGGAAGGAACGCTGCCTGGCGGGTGTGTGAACTATGACTTCAACAATGGAGGACAGGATTTGGCTGGTTTTGGACCGATGGTGCCGCCTTTTGTTCAAGAGCAATTAGAACAAAAGATTAAGCAATACAAAACGGGAGAATTCTCCTTGCCACTGCCCATTCATTCTGTCAAATGCCGAGGAAAATAA